From the genome of Pungitius pungitius chromosome 21, fPunPun2.1, whole genome shotgun sequence, one region includes:
- the syt5b gene encoding synaptotagmin Vb — MRLGGAGARSRRAAEPEEPEREEVTEAARHEHSHTERHEHEHAHVHEHEHPEHHPGHDYKHMKEKFASDLGHLPIPAWAIAAIVVVVLVLVACCIFCLFKKCFAKKKKPKKVRERKTGRRKKEKEGEGEGGEKEGDVKKPGEEEEKEQEKLGKLEFSLDYNFTDAQLIVGILQAQDLAAMDMGGTSDPYVKVYLLPDKKKKYETKVQRKNLCPVFNETFIFKIPYAELGGKTLMLQVFDFDRFSKHDMIGEIKIPMNSVDLGQPLQQWRDVESGEKEEQEKLGDICISLRYVPTAGKLTVNIMEAKNLKKMDVGGLSDPYVKIILQQNGKRIKKKKTTVKKNTLNPYFNESFSFEVPFEQIQKVQVVITVLDYDKLGSNDPIGKTFMGYGATGVGLRHWSEMLANPRRPVAQWHTLLPEEEVEAALKAKPR, encoded by the exons ATGAGGTTGGGCGGCGCAGGGGCCCGGAGCCGGAGGGCCGCGGAGCCGGAGGAGCCGGAGCGGGAGGAGGTCACCGAGGCCGCTCGCCACGAGCACTCGCACACGGAGCGCCACGAGCACGAGCACGCGCACGTGCACGAGCACGAGCACCCCGAGCATCACCCCGGCCACGACTACAAGCACATGAAGGAGAAGTTCGCCAGTGACCTCGGCCACCTGCCAA ttCCCGCCTGGGCCATAGCAGCCATCGTGGTGGTCGTCCTGGTTCTGGTGGCGTGCTGCATCTTCTGTCTTTTCAAGAAGTGCTTcgcgaaaaagaaaaagccaaagaaagtgagggagaggaagacggGCCGCCgcaaaaaggagaaggaaggcgAAGGAGAGGGTGGCGAGAAG GAGGGAGACGTGAAGAAgccaggagaggaagaggagaaagaacagGAAAAGTTGGGAAAACTGGAGTTCTCATTGGACTACAACTTCACGGATGCCCAG CTCATAGTGGGCATCCTCCAGGCTCAGGACCTGGCCGCTATGGACATGGGGGGGACCTCGGACCCTTACGTCAAAGTCTATTTGCTGccggacaaaaagaagaagtacGAGACCAAAGTTCAACGCAAGAATTTATGTCCCGTCTTCAACGAGACCTTCATCTTCAAG ATCCCGTATGCAGAGTTGGGCGGAAAGACTTTGATGCTGCAAGTTTTCGACTTTGACCGCTTCTCCAAGCACGACATGATCGGCGAGATTAAGATCCCCATGAACAGCGTTGATTTGGGTCAGCCGCTGCAACAATGGAGGGACGTGGAGAGCGGCGAAAAGGAGGAG CAAGAAAAACTGGGGGATATCTGCATTTCTTTGAGATATGTGCCCACTGCTGGAAAGCTGACAGTGAACATCATGGAGGCAAAGAATCTGAAGAAAATGGATGTCGGTGGTTTATCGG ATCCGTATGTGAAGATCATTCTGCAGCAAAATGGCAAACGgatcaagaagaaaaagacgacGGTGAAGAAAAACACGCTGAATCCTTACTTCAACGAGAGTTTCAGCTTCGAGGTCCCCTTTGAGCAGATACAG AAAGTGCAGGTCGTCATCACAGTGTTGGACTATGACAAACTGGGGAGCAACGACCCCATTGGAAAGACCTTCATGGGTTACGGGGCCACGGGAGTCGGTCTGCGCCACTGGTCAGAGATGTTAGCCAATCCCAGACGTCCAGTCGCCCAGTGGCACACCCTGCTgccggaggaggaagtggaggcggCACTCAAAGCGAAGCCTCGTTAG
- the LOC119212634 gene encoding dynein axonemal assembly factor 3-like yields MSAGRAPEGAGCITWWGFSPARDLLSTGPVRPRGDINVLLVGSGDPRHILKTISGLQNHENLHVWVIEDCMEVVSRQLLLLYLALTPQESMGNNEKTEVFLEVFGNGEIRGHTEERLRRAASQLIVSVTESLETATHPALNTALLKFKERDELTGIFQMWIQPRPSSSSSECAAPVSMSKAWDYRVRQHLGTRYDSKRNCFDWDLLMKLHEKGCGVINKQQYARWRERGLAFELREGVYQTSNPSLLSSRVFRQKGGKVSYRGYWGDIVSSPYLSFGIETDDTNLLRTQNGQHISTAQDISVANVQELFRSLSSRRSCSTTSPSEAEQASPEADPKSVPVHGLMRPDGISVTFLPSDALYKLPEKLKYSRFFSTIYFSASCVNQLGPTIRQIAAPDAVLVVELAKYILDLTKEQAAGFAEKVASMALEAEFEPWRDGKSDDVHAVFIPRRK; encoded by the exons ATGAGTGCTGGACGGGCACCCGAGGGTGCTGGCTGCATCACCTGGTGGGGGTTCAGTCCGGCGCGCGACCTGCTGAGCACAG gcCCGGTGAGACCTCGAGGGGACATCAATGTGTTGCTGGTGGGCAGTGGAGATCCGCGACATATTCTGAAGACCATTTCTGGTTTGCAGAACCACGAAAACCTTCAT gtgtGGGTGATAGAAGACTGCATGGAGGTGGTGTCCAgacagctgctgctcctctacCTGGCACTGACGCCACAGGAAAGCATGGGAAATAATG AGAAGACGGAGGTTTTCTTGGAGGTGTTTGGGAACGGTGAGATCCGCGGCCACACAGAAGAGAGACTGAGACGCGCCGCATCACAGCTGATCGTGTCCGTCACCGAGTCTCTGGAGACAGCCACACACCCCGCTCTGAACACAGCTCTTCTCAAG TTCAAGGAGCGAGATGAGTTGACCGGGATTTTCCAGATGTGGATCCAGCCTCGGCCTTCGTCGTCCTCATCTGAGTGCGCTGCCCCCGTCTCGATGTCCAAAGCCTGGGATTATCGGGTCAGGCAGCACCTTGGAACACGCTACGACTCCAAGAGGAATTGCTTTGACTGGGACCTCCTAATGAAACTACACGAGAAAGGG TGTGGCGTCATTAACAAACAGCAATATGCACGGTGGAGGGAACGGGGTCTGGCGTTCGAACTGCGGGAAGGTGTCTACCAAACAAGCAACCCGAGTTTGCTCTCGTCCAGAGTGTTCCGTCAA AAAGGGGGAAAAGTGTCTTACAGGGGCTACTGGGGGGACATTGTTTCCAGTCCTTACCTCTCCTTCGGGATTGAAACCGATGACACGAACCTGCTCAGGACGCAGAATGGGCAACACATCTCG ACGGCCCAGGATATCTCTGTCGCAAATGTACAAGAACTGTTCCGGTCCCTGTCCAGTAGACGGAGCTGCTCCACCACCTCTCCGTCGGAGGCAGAGCAGGCGTCTCCTGAGGCTGACCCGAAATCTGTCCCCGTTCACG GCTTGATGCGGCCGGATGGGATCTCCGTGACCTTCCTCCCGTCGGACGCACTTTACAAACTGCCAGAGAAACTGAAATACTCCCGCTTCTTTAGCACCATCTACTTCTCTGCCAG CTGCGTGAACCAGCTGGGCCCGACCATCCGGCAGATTGCAGCACCAGACGCCGTGCTGGTCGTGGAGCTGGccaa GTACATTTTGGATCTGACTAAGGAGCAAGCAGCGGGCTTTGCAGAGAAAGTGGCGAGCATGGCTCTGGAGGCTGAATTTGAGCCGTGGCGTGACGGGAAGAGCGATGACGTCCATGCTGTTTTCATACCACGGAGGAAGTAA
- the LOC119212683 gene encoding troponin T, slow skeletal muscle-like: MEKDLLELQTLIDVHFEQRQKEEEELIGLKYRIENRRAERAEQQRARAEKERDRQTRIAEERQRKEDEEAKRRAEDDAKKKKVLSNMGAHFGGFLAKVEQRRGKKQTAREIKKKTLAERRQPLGIESLREDGLRERAMEMWQWIYQLESEKFELTEKTKRQKYEVSLLVREHHQKWCFKYT, translated from the exons ATGGAGAAAGACCTCCTGGAGCTGCAGACTCTGATTGACGTCCACTTTGAGCAgaggcagaaggaggaagaggagctgatTGGACTCAAATACAGGATT GAGAACCGGCGGGCAGAGAGAGCCGAGCAGCAGCGCGCCAGGGCCGAAAAGGAgcgggacagacagacacggaTCGCA gaggagagacagaggaaagaggacgaggaggcgaAGAGGAGGGCCGAGGACGatgccaagaagaagaaggtgctCTCCAACATGGGAGCTCACTTCGGGGGCTTCCTGGCCAAG gtggagcagaggCGGGGGAAAAAGCAGACCGCCAGGGAAATCAAGAAGAAGACTCTGGCAgagagacgccagccactcggCATCGAGAGCCTGAGGGAGGACGGCCTGAG AGAGCGAGCCATGGAGATGTGGCAGTGGATCTACCAGCTGGAGTCAGAGAAGTTCGAGCTGACTGAAaagacaaagaggcagaagTATGAGGTGAGCCTTCTAGTCCGGGAACATCACCAAAAGTGGTGTTTTAAATatacataa
- the LOC134107876 gene encoding secretory phospholipase A2 receptor-like isoform X1, translated as MYLVCTFIEETMLRLVILLLASSCVTLCSLFSREYHLINEHKTWDGARAYCRQNHSDLATIGNRDDLDILRNMTNAIGWTKDTWIGLRMGTGFSWKWSVGEPENIAVYTNWAAAPGSGSCGSVAVGGKWLAASCGSTLGFICKEGKGLALLVVSTEVSWWEARQHCLQRGTDLAVVRNQAENQMLRSMFNESKAFWVGLFRDEWQWSDQSDSSFRSWEIAQPNSDGSCALLNMPNTWFDRACGNRYPFICHTEKEVRKQTIVKVEMKSNSDLNDPTVSEAILNQIQQKYGMVKLQWRIQPDGKIFHKKEKKEIKETCKNKVKSTL; from the exons atgtatCTTGTGTGTACTTTCATAGAAGAAACTATGCTCCGCCTGGTGATTCTACTGCTCGCTTCAA GTTGCGTCACTCTGTGTTCACTCTTCTCCCGAGAGTATCACCTGATAAACGAGCATAAGACATGGGACGGGGCCCGAGCTTACTGCAGACAGAACCACAGTGATCTCGCCACCATCGGCAACAGGGACGACCTGGACATACTTAGGAACATGACCAACGCCATCGGCTGGACTAAGGACACCTGGATTGGACTTAGAATGGGCACGGGGTTCTCCTGGAAGTGGTCCGTAGGAGAGCCTGAGAACATTGCTGTGTACACTAACTGGGCCGCTGCACCAGGCTCGGGTTCCTGTGGCAGCGTGGCGGTTGGTGGGAAATGGCTCGCAGCCTCCTGTGGATCAACACTGGGGTTTATCTGTAAGGAAG GTAAGGGCCTCGCTTTGTTAGTTGTTTCTACAGAGGTGTCCTGGTGGGAAGCCCGGCAGCACTGCCTGCAGAGAGGTACTGACTTGGCCGTCGTCAGGAACCAGGCGGAAAACCAGATGTTACGGAGCATGTTTAATGAAAGCAAAGCTTTCTGGGTGGGTTTGTTCAGAGATGAGTGGCAATGGTCGGACCAGAGCGACAGTTCTTTCCGATCCTGGGAGATCGCTCAGCCAAACAGCGATGGATCATGTGCATTGCTTAACATGCCCAACACATGGTTTGACAGAGCTTGTGGTAACCGCTATCCTTTCATCTGTCACACCG aaAAAGAAGTAAGAAAACAGACCATTGTGAAGGTGGAAATGAAGTCAAATTCAGACCTGAATGACCCGACTGTGAGTGAAGCCATTCTGAACCAA ATCCAACAGAAGTACGGCATGGTCAAGCTTCAATGGAGAATCCAGCCGGACGGAAAGATTttccacaaaaaagaaaagaaggaaatcaaagaaacctgtaaaaataaagtaaagtcgACGTTATGA
- the LOC134107876 gene encoding secretory phospholipase A2 receptor-like isoform X2 has product MYLVCTFIEETMLRLVILLLASSCVTLCSLFSREYHLINEHKTWDGARAYCRQNHSDLATIGNRDDLDILRNMTNAIGWTKDTWIGLRMGTGFSWKWSVGEPENIAVYTNWAAAPGSGSCGSVAVGGKWLAASCGSTLGFICKEGKGLALLVVSTEVSWWEARQHCLQRGTDLAVVRNQAENQMLRSMFNESKAFWVGLFRDEWQWSDQSDSSFRSWEIAQPNSDGSCALLNMPNTWFDRACGNRYPFICHTEKEVRKQTIVKVEMKSNSDLNDPTIQQKYGMVKLQWRIQPDGKIFHKKEKKEIKETCKNKVKSTL; this is encoded by the exons atgtatCTTGTGTGTACTTTCATAGAAGAAACTATGCTCCGCCTGGTGATTCTACTGCTCGCTTCAA GTTGCGTCACTCTGTGTTCACTCTTCTCCCGAGAGTATCACCTGATAAACGAGCATAAGACATGGGACGGGGCCCGAGCTTACTGCAGACAGAACCACAGTGATCTCGCCACCATCGGCAACAGGGACGACCTGGACATACTTAGGAACATGACCAACGCCATCGGCTGGACTAAGGACACCTGGATTGGACTTAGAATGGGCACGGGGTTCTCCTGGAAGTGGTCCGTAGGAGAGCCTGAGAACATTGCTGTGTACACTAACTGGGCCGCTGCACCAGGCTCGGGTTCCTGTGGCAGCGTGGCGGTTGGTGGGAAATGGCTCGCAGCCTCCTGTGGATCAACACTGGGGTTTATCTGTAAGGAAG GTAAGGGCCTCGCTTTGTTAGTTGTTTCTACAGAGGTGTCCTGGTGGGAAGCCCGGCAGCACTGCCTGCAGAGAGGTACTGACTTGGCCGTCGTCAGGAACCAGGCGGAAAACCAGATGTTACGGAGCATGTTTAATGAAAGCAAAGCTTTCTGGGTGGGTTTGTTCAGAGATGAGTGGCAATGGTCGGACCAGAGCGACAGTTCTTTCCGATCCTGGGAGATCGCTCAGCCAAACAGCGATGGATCATGTGCATTGCTTAACATGCCCAACACATGGTTTGACAGAGCTTGTGGTAACCGCTATCCTTTCATCTGTCACACCG aaAAAGAAGTAAGAAAACAGACCATTGTGAAGGTGGAAATGAAGTCAAATTCAGACCTGAATGACCCGACT ATCCAACAGAAGTACGGCATGGTCAAGCTTCAATGGAGAATCCAGCCGGACGGAAAGATTttccacaaaaaagaaaagaaggaaatcaaagaaacctgtaaaaataaagtaaagtcgACGTTATGA
- the LOC134107876 gene encoding secretory phospholipase A2 receptor-like isoform X3 translates to MLRLVILLLASSCVTLCSLFSREYHLINEHKTWDGARAYCRQNHSDLATIGNRDDLDILRNMTNAIGWTKDTWIGLRMGTGFSWKWSVGEPENIAVYTNWAAAPGSGSCGSVAVGGKWLAASCGSTLGFICKEGKGLALLVVSTEVSWWEARQHCLQRGTDLAVVRNQAENQMLRSMFNESKAFWVGLFRDEWQWSDQSDSSFRSWEIAQPNSDGSCALLNMPNTWFDRACGNRYPFICHTEKEVRKQTIVKVEMKSNSDLNDPTVSEAILNQIQQKYGMVKLQWRIQPDGKIFHKKEKKEIKETCKNKVKSTL, encoded by the exons ATGCTCCGCCTGGTGATTCTACTGCTCGCTTCAA GTTGCGTCACTCTGTGTTCACTCTTCTCCCGAGAGTATCACCTGATAAACGAGCATAAGACATGGGACGGGGCCCGAGCTTACTGCAGACAGAACCACAGTGATCTCGCCACCATCGGCAACAGGGACGACCTGGACATACTTAGGAACATGACCAACGCCATCGGCTGGACTAAGGACACCTGGATTGGACTTAGAATGGGCACGGGGTTCTCCTGGAAGTGGTCCGTAGGAGAGCCTGAGAACATTGCTGTGTACACTAACTGGGCCGCTGCACCAGGCTCGGGTTCCTGTGGCAGCGTGGCGGTTGGTGGGAAATGGCTCGCAGCCTCCTGTGGATCAACACTGGGGTTTATCTGTAAGGAAG GTAAGGGCCTCGCTTTGTTAGTTGTTTCTACAGAGGTGTCCTGGTGGGAAGCCCGGCAGCACTGCCTGCAGAGAGGTACTGACTTGGCCGTCGTCAGGAACCAGGCGGAAAACCAGATGTTACGGAGCATGTTTAATGAAAGCAAAGCTTTCTGGGTGGGTTTGTTCAGAGATGAGTGGCAATGGTCGGACCAGAGCGACAGTTCTTTCCGATCCTGGGAGATCGCTCAGCCAAACAGCGATGGATCATGTGCATTGCTTAACATGCCCAACACATGGTTTGACAGAGCTTGTGGTAACCGCTATCCTTTCATCTGTCACACCG aaAAAGAAGTAAGAAAACAGACCATTGTGAAGGTGGAAATGAAGTCAAATTCAGACCTGAATGACCCGACTGTGAGTGAAGCCATTCTGAACCAA ATCCAACAGAAGTACGGCATGGTCAAGCTTCAATGGAGAATCCAGCCGGACGGAAAGATTttccacaaaaaagaaaagaaggaaatcaaagaaacctgtaaaaataaagtaaagtcgACGTTATGA
- the LOC119212670 gene encoding lymphocyte antigen 75-like gives MLRLVILLLASSCVTLCSLFSREYHLINERKTWDEAQAYCRQNHGDLATIGNMDDLDILRNMTNAIGWTEETWIGLRMGTGFSWKWSVGEPENIAVYTNWAAAPGSGSCGSVAVGGKWLAASCNTTLGFICKEEPLCYTFCTSTGKGLGLLVVSTEVSWWEARQHCLQRGTDLAVVRNQAENQMLRSMFNESKAFWVGLFRDEWQWSDQSDSSFRSWAITDPYGNGSCALLWIEKTWIDRACGDRYPFICHTEKEVRKQTIVKVEMKSNSDLNDPTVSEAILNQIQQKYGMVKLQWRIQPDGKIFHKKEKKEIKETCKNKVKSTL, from the exons ATGCTCCGCCTGGTGATTCTACTGCTCGCTTCAA GTTGCGTCACTCTGTGTTCACTCTTCTCCCGAGAGTATCACCTGATAAACGAGCGTAAGACGTGGGACGAGGCCCAGGCTTACTGCAGACAGAACCACGGTGATCTCGCCACCATCGGCAACATGGACGACCTGGACATACTTAGGAACATGACCAACGCCATCGGCTGGACTGAAGAGACCTGGATTGGACTTAGAATGGGCACGGGGTTCTCCTGGAAGTGGTCCGTAGGAGAGCCTGAGAACATTGCTGTGTACACTAACTGGGCCGCTGCACCAGGCTCGGGTTCCTGTGGCAGCGTGGCGGTTGGTGGGAAATGGCTCGCAGCCTCCTGTAACACAACACTGGGGTTTATCTGTAAGGAAG AACCTCTCTGTTACACTTTTTGCACCTCTACAGGTAAGGGCCTTGGTTTGTTAGTTGTTTCTACAGAGGTGTCCTGGTGGGAAGCCCGGCAGCACTGCCTGCAGAGAGGTACTGACTTGGCCGTCGTCAGGAACCAGGCGGAAAACCAGATGTTACGGAGCATGTTTAATGAAAGCAAGGCTTTCTGGGTGGGTTTGTTCAGAGATGAGTGGCAATGGTCGGACCAGAGCGACAGTTCTTTCCGATCCTGGGCCATCACTGATCCATATGGCAATGGCTCATGTGCATTGCTTTGGATCGAAAAGACATGGATTGACAGAGCTTGTGGTGACCGCTATCCTTTCATCTGTCACACCG aaAAAGAAGTAAGAAAACAGACCATTGTGAAGGTGGAAATGAAGTCAAATTCAGACCTGAATGACCCGACTGTGAGTGAAGCCATTTTGAACCAA ATCCAACAGAAGTACGGCATGGTCAAGCTTCAATGGAGAATCCAGCCGGACGGAAAGATTttccacaaaaaagaaaagaaggaaatcaaagaaacctgtaaaaataaagtaaagtcgACGTTATGA
- the LOC119212599 gene encoding serine/threonine-protein kinase BRSK1 — MSKELSLSQSAQYVGPYRLEKTLGKGQTGLVKLGIHCITGQKVAIKIVNREKLSESVLMKVEREIAILKLIEHPHVLKLHDVYENNKYLYLVLEHVSGGELFDYLVKKGRLTPKEARKFFRQIISALDFCHSHSICHRDLKPENLLLDEKNNIRIADFGMASLQVGDSLLETSCGSPHYACPEVIRGEKYDGRRADVWSCGVILFALLVGALPFDHDNLRQLLEKVKSGVFHMPHFIPPDCQSLLKGMIEVNPEKRLTLEAIQKHAWYL; from the exons ATGAGTAAGGAACTGTCTCTAAGTCAGTCAGCTCAGTATGTCGGGCCCTACCGACTGGAAAAAACACTGGGgaagggacagacag GACTGGTCAAGCTCGGGATCCATTGCATCACGGGTCAGAAGGTAGCGATCAAAATAGTCAACAGAGAGAAGCTGTCCGAGTCGGTGCTGATGAAG GTTGAGAGGGAGATCGCCATTCTGAAACTGATTGAGCATCCGCATGTTTTGAAGCTGCATGATGTTTACGAGAATAACAAATACCT GTACCTGGTCTTGGAGCACGTGTCAGGGGGAGAGTTGTTTGACTACCTGGTGAAGAAGGGCCGGCTCACTCCCAAAGAGGCCAGGAAGTTCTTCAGGCAGATCATCTCCGCTTTGGATTTCTGCCACAGTCATTCCATCTG TCACAGAGACCTGAAGCCCGAGAACTTGCTCCTGGATGAAAAGAACAACATCCGTATCGCTGACTTCGGCATGGCCTCCCTACAGGTGGGAGACAGTTTGTTAGAGACCAGCTGTGG atCACCGCATTATGCTTGCCCTGAAGTTATACGG GGCGAGAAGTATGACGGGCGGAGAGCCGATGTGTGGAGCTGCGGGGTCATTCTCTTTGCTCTGCTGGTG GGCGCCCTGCCCTTCGACCACGACAACTTACGCCAGCTCCTGGAGAAGGTGAAGAGCGGGGTGTTCCACATGCCCCACTTCATCCCCCCGGACTGCCAGTCCCTGCTCAAGGGCATGATCGAGGTCAACCCCGAGAAGAGGCTCACG CTCGAGGCCATCCAGAAACATGCCTGGTATCTGTGA